Proteins found in one Salinimonas lutimaris genomic segment:
- a CDS encoding alkaline phosphatase family protein, which yields MTRLFLTLCLCLVSALTVAGPANNQHVVLISLDGFRHDYIEKHGASHLADLASQGVRAARMTPVYPANTFPNHLSLITGRYPVNHGIVNNRFADKQRPDDTGYAHYSMGQGYTDSTWLSGVPLWNLAQMHGVKAATYFWPESDAQINGMTPRYYYRYSKYADYQARVDQIIAWLQLPEVSRPRFIAGYFSLVDSQGHKYGPDAPQTKQAVQQVDALIGQLYARIQALDLPVNLMVVSDHGMEQKDANKTVSVKSLGIDRHLFEVVNQHTQLHIYARPDTTGQALDALTQQLQKTAAKRYVVLNDKVRSQYHYPRTARTGDIILQVPPAGEFINTADDFHAGGSHGYWPQLPAMGATFVAVGPAFKQGVRLPVMSNLEVYPAVAHIMGLPIIGPIDGEMQAIKAGLR from the coding sequence ATGACACGTCTGTTTCTGACTTTATGTTTGTGTCTAGTAAGTGCGCTTACGGTTGCCGGGCCTGCTAATAACCAGCATGTGGTGCTGATTTCACTGGATGGCTTTCGTCACGATTATATAGAGAAGCACGGCGCCAGCCATCTGGCCGATTTGGCCAGTCAGGGAGTTCGGGCCGCGCGCATGACACCGGTATACCCGGCCAATACCTTTCCTAATCATCTGTCGCTGATTACCGGGCGTTATCCGGTTAACCACGGCATCGTTAACAACCGGTTTGCCGACAAGCAGCGCCCTGATGATACCGGCTATGCTCACTATTCGATGGGGCAGGGATATACCGACAGCACCTGGTTGTCAGGTGTTCCATTGTGGAATCTGGCGCAGATGCACGGGGTAAAAGCAGCCACCTACTTCTGGCCTGAATCAGATGCGCAGATTAACGGGATGACACCCCGTTACTATTATCGCTATTCAAAGTATGCCGATTATCAGGCCCGGGTTGATCAGATCATTGCCTGGTTACAACTGCCCGAAGTGTCCCGACCACGATTTATTGCCGGCTATTTTTCACTGGTCGATTCACAAGGTCATAAATATGGCCCGGATGCACCTCAGACCAAACAGGCTGTACAGCAGGTTGATGCACTGATTGGCCAGCTATATGCACGTATTCAGGCACTGGATTTACCGGTCAATTTGATGGTGGTCTCTGATCACGGGATGGAGCAAAAAGATGCCAATAAAACCGTGTCAGTCAAGTCACTGGGTATCGACAGACACTTATTTGAGGTGGTCAATCAGCACACCCAGCTGCATATTTATGCCCGCCCGGACACCACCGGACAGGCGCTTGATGCGCTGACGCAACAGTTACAAAAGACCGCTGCAAAACGCTATGTTGTGCTTAATGACAAAGTCCGGTCACAGTATCACTACCCGCGCACAGCGCGCACTGGCGATATTATTCTGCAAGTACCGCCAGCCGGTGAATTTATTAACACGGCCGACGATTTTCACGCCGGCGGCAGCCATGGTTACTGGCCGCAGTTACCGGCAATGGGTGCTACCTTTGTGGCCGTCGGACCAGCTTTTAAACAAGGGGTGAGGTTGCCGGTGATGAGTAATCTGGAAGTGTATCCGGCGGTGGCCCATATCATGGGACTTCCGATTATCGGCCCGATTGACGGCGAAATGCAGGCGATTAAAGCCGGCTTACGCTAA
- the rpsU gene encoding 30S ribosomal protein S21 — translation MPIVKVRENEPFDVALRRFKRSCEKAGVLSEVRRREFFEKPTWERKRKKAAAKKRHLKKLARENARRVKLY, via the coding sequence ATGCCCATCGTTAAAGTTAGAGAAAACGAGCCGTTCGACGTTGCACTGCGTCGCTTTAAGCGTTCTTGTGAAAAAGCTGGCGTTCTTTCTGAAGTACGTCGTCGCGAATTCTTCGAGAAGCCGACCTGGGAACGTAAGCGTAAGAAAGCAGCTGCTAAGAAACGTCATCTTAAGAAGCTGGCTCGCGAAAACGCACGTCGCGTAAAACTCTACTAA
- the plsY gene encoding glycerol-3-phosphate 1-O-acyltransferase PlsY, translating into MIAMVILMVGVAYLFGSLSSAVVICRLYQLPDPRTTGSKNPGATNVYRLGGRIPAVLVLVMDILKGTVPVYIGYWLNITPLALGFIAIAACLGHIFPLYFGFKGGKAVATAFGAMLPIGPELAGLLIVSWCVALFIWGFSSLAAIVAVALAPLFTFFIKPAYTLPVAMLAVLIVVRHQANIRRLMDGQEPRVWDKRGKLKNNN; encoded by the coding sequence ATGATCGCAATGGTAATTTTGATGGTTGGTGTAGCCTATCTGTTTGGCTCATTGTCCAGCGCAGTTGTGATCTGCCGTTTATACCAGCTCCCGGATCCCCGCACCACCGGCTCGAAAAATCCCGGAGCAACCAATGTTTACCGTCTGGGCGGGCGAATCCCCGCAGTGCTGGTGCTGGTTATGGATATTCTCAAAGGCACCGTGCCGGTTTATATCGGTTACTGGCTGAATATTACCCCTCTGGCGCTGGGTTTTATTGCAATTGCAGCGTGCCTGGGGCATATCTTTCCGCTGTATTTTGGTTTTAAAGGCGGCAAGGCGGTGGCGACAGCGTTTGGGGCGATGCTACCTATTGGCCCGGAGCTCGCCGGTTTACTGATTGTTAGCTGGTGTGTCGCCCTGTTTATCTGGGGTTTTTCTTCACTGGCCGCTATCGTGGCAGTGGCACTGGCTCCCCTGTTTACTTTTTTTATCAAGCCCGCCTACACCCTGCCTGTTGCCATGCTGGCGGTACTGATTGTGGTTCGTCATCAGGCCAATATTCGCCGGCTGATGGACGGACAGGAACCCCGCGTGTGGGATAAACGGGGCAAACTGAAAAACAATAATTAA
- the tsaD gene encoding tRNA (adenosine(37)-N6)-threonylcarbamoyltransferase complex transferase subunit TsaD, whose protein sequence is MRILGIETSCDETGIAIYDDEQGLLSHELYSQVKLHADYGGVVPELASRDHVRKVVPLIQKAMADANTTAQDLDGIAFTQGPGLVGALLVGSSVGRSLAYAWGIPAVGVHHMEGHLLAPMLEDSVPEFPFVALLVSGGHSMLVKVEGIGEYEVLGESIDDAAGEAFDKTAKLLGLDYPGGPLLAKLAEQGEAGHYKFPRPMTDRPGLDFSFSGLKTFAANTIRDADDDPQTHANIAYAFEEAVVDTLMIKCRRALKQTGMKRLVIAGGVSANKRLRASMEQMMEGLKGEVFYPSLAFCTDNGAMIAYAGMQRLKAGQTTELSASAKPRWPLDSLPGVN, encoded by the coding sequence ATGCGAATTTTGGGAATTGAAACGTCCTGCGACGAGACCGGCATTGCCATATATGATGACGAACAGGGCCTATTATCCCATGAACTTTATAGTCAGGTAAAGCTGCACGCAGATTATGGTGGTGTTGTGCCTGAACTGGCCTCCCGCGATCACGTACGTAAAGTCGTGCCACTGATACAAAAAGCCATGGCGGATGCCAATACAACGGCCCAGGATCTGGATGGGATCGCGTTTACTCAGGGCCCGGGACTGGTTGGTGCACTGCTGGTTGGCTCCTCGGTGGGCCGGTCGCTGGCCTATGCCTGGGGAATTCCGGCGGTAGGCGTGCACCATATGGAAGGGCATTTGCTGGCCCCGATGCTGGAAGATTCGGTTCCTGAGTTCCCGTTTGTTGCCTTACTGGTTTCCGGCGGGCATTCCATGCTGGTAAAGGTCGAGGGCATCGGTGAGTACGAAGTGCTGGGTGAGTCGATTGACGATGCCGCCGGTGAAGCCTTTGATAAAACGGCTAAGCTGCTGGGGCTGGATTACCCTGGTGGACCGCTGCTGGCTAAACTGGCTGAGCAGGGAGAAGCGGGGCATTATAAATTTCCCCGACCGATGACGGATCGGCCCGGCCTTGATTTTAGCTTCAGTGGTCTGAAAACCTTTGCCGCTAATACGATCAGAGATGCCGATGATGATCCGCAGACCCACGCCAATATCGCTTATGCATTTGAAGAAGCGGTGGTCGACACCCTGATGATCAAATGTCGCCGGGCGCTGAAGCAAACCGGTATGAAGCGTCTGGTCATTGCCGGTGGAGTGAGTGCCAATAAACGTCTGCGCGCCTCCATGGAACAGATGATGGAAGGGCTCAAAGGTGAAGTGTTCTACCCCAGCCTGGCATTTTGTACCGACAACGGCGCCATGATTGCCTATGCCGGTATGCAGCGCCTGAAAGCCGGCCAGACCACAGAGTTATCGGCCTCGGCCAAACCGCGCTGGCCGCTTGATAGCCTGCCCGGCGTTAACTGA